The genomic segment CGCCGAGGGGCGCGCCAGCCAGGTCCGCACCATGGACCGCTCGGAGCGTATCCGCACCTACAACTGGCCGGAAAACCGGATCTCTGATCACCGCATCAACTACAAGGCCAACAACCTTGATTCGGTGCTGGACGGCCAGCTCGAGGAACTATTCACCGCCCTGCAGGCCGCCGAACGCGCCGCACGCTTGGAGGCGGAGAACTAACGTGACCGACCTTCTGGTCCGGCAAGCGTTACACGAGGCAACCGCTCGTCTTATGGCGAGTGGTTGCCCTTCTGCGCTTATCGACGCCTCCTCACTGCTCGCACACCACCTCGGCATTGAGCGATCCCAGCTGTTTTTTCATCACGGTGACGCTCTGCCGCGCCCTGTGGACTTTGACGCGCTCATTGCCCGGCGCGCACGCCGAGAACCCCTCCAGCACATCCTCGGCGTCGCCGCCTTCGGGCCGGTGGAGCTGGCGGTGGGGCTGGGGGTGTTTATCCCGCGGCCCGAAACCGAGATCTTGGCCGAGTGGGCCATCGCGCGTCTTCGAGCGATGCTCGCCTCGGGGGTGCGCACCCCTCGCGTGGTGGATCTGTGCAGCGGATCGGGGGCGCTGGCCTGCTGGATTGCCCACGCTGTGCCGCAGGCAGAGATAGCAGCAGTCGAGCTGAGTGCCACGGCGCGGAAGTACACTACGCAGAACACTTCGCGCTATCCGAGGATCACTGTGGTTGCCGGTGATGCCACCGATCCTCGGCTGCTGTCTACGTGGAGCGGGCAGGTGGATGTGGTGGTGACAAACCCGCCCTATGTGCCGGAAGGTAGCGTCGTCGAGCCGGAGGTGGCTGCTGATCCCCACGCGGCTGTGTTCGCTGGGGCAGATGGGATGAGCGTGATCGAGCCGATGATCCCCGTGGTGGCGCGATTAGTGCGCCCGGGTGGGCACGTCGGCATCGAGCATGACGACGCCACTTCTGCCACCGTGTGCGCGGCGCTGGAGAGTAGTGGGTGTTTCCATGGTGTTGAGGCCCTGGCTGATCTCAACGGCATCGCCCGCTTCGCGGTAGCTGAACGAAACTAAGTAGTTTCCCAAGCGTCATCGAGTGTTCATGCGGGTGTCGCTCGGCGGTATGGGATGGGACACACCACTTTTCTAGGGTGGCACTCTGAGGCATCGACCATGCCCGAGCCACCGCGCCCTGCAGCCGCTGAACAGTGGTGTGTGCTGAGCGTGGCAGGTGGCTGCCGACGTGGATAGCTCGAGGGAATACAGACACCATCATGGCGATTTCTACCCGTACCGCACGCCTGTCACTGGCGGGGTTGCTTATTGTTGCGCTCACAGGATTCGGCCTCAACCACAGCGCTTTTGACCCATCACAGCGGATGCAGGCGCCGCTCGCTGTAGCCGAGACCCCCACACCCGATACCCCGGCGGGGGATATGAGCAACTGCCGTGTCGTGGGAGAAGACGGCAGCGTTGTAGCCCCAGGCCCCGGTGATTGTGCCCGTTTTGGCACAGCGGGGCAGGGCAGAAGCGCGGCGAAGGCCCGCAATGTGATCCTGATTGTGGGTGACGGTATGGATCAACAAACCATCACCGCGGCACGAAACTATCTCAAGGGCGCGGGCGGACGCTTCGAGGGCATTGATAATCTGCCAGCCACCGGCGCCTACACCCATCATTCGATCGACCGCGATGGCAGCTTCAACCTGGTGACGGATTCCGCGGCCTCCGCCACGGCGTGGTCCACCGGCACCAAAACCTATAATGGCGCGATTGGGGTAGACCTTGAGGGCAAGCCTGTGCGCAACGTGGTGGAAATGGCCAAGGAACGAGGCATGCGTACTGGCAATGTCACTACCTCTGAAATCCAGGACGCCACCCCAGCAGCTATGGGGGCACATGCTGTGGACCGCGCGTGTTATGGACCTGAGGAGGATAAGCAGGAGCGCTGCCGTGGTGGGGAATATTCCGCGCAGTATCGCGAGAATGGCGGGCTCGGGTCAATCTCTGAGCAGCTGGTGGAAACCCGTGCGGATATCACCTTGGGTGGCGGAAGGGAATCCTTGGAGCACATCGTGCAGGAATCCGGCCCTGCTCGTTCTCCTTTCATCGACAGTGACATGCAGTGGCACAAGGGCCGGAGCGTGCTCGACAACGCCATTGATGCCGGCTACACCGTGGTCACCACCGCCGAAGAGTTACGTTCTGTCGATCATGCCTCGGTGGAGCATCCCGTGCTGGGCGTGTTTAATGACGGCAATCTCACCACCCGGTTTGCTCCCTCCTCTGCTTCTGTTGGCGGGGCGCAACGAGCACCAGATACCTGCACCCCGAACAATATCGGCACCGAGCCTGAACTGGCGGAGATGACCTC from the Corynebacterium ciconiae DSM 44920 genome contains:
- the prmC gene encoding peptide chain release factor N(5)-glutamine methyltransferase, with the translated sequence MTDLLVRQALHEATARLMASGCPSALIDASSLLAHHLGIERSQLFFHHGDALPRPVDFDALIARRARREPLQHILGVAAFGPVELAVGLGVFIPRPETEILAEWAIARLRAMLASGVRTPRVVDLCSGSGALACWIAHAVPQAEIAAVELSATARKYTTQNTSRYPRITVVAGDATDPRLLSTWSGQVDVVVTNPPYVPEGSVVEPEVAADPHAAVFAGADGMSVIEPMIPVVARLVRPGGHVGIEHDDATSATVCAALESSGCFHGVEALADLNGIARFAVAERN